A window of Tripterygium wilfordii isolate XIE 37 chromosome 7, ASM1340144v1, whole genome shotgun sequence contains these coding sequences:
- the LOC120001366 gene encoding SH3 domain-containing protein 2-like: MDAIRKQATRLREQVARQQQAVFKQFGGGGYGGSDNMVTDEAEFHQHQKLEKLYISTRAGKHFQRDIVRGVEGYIVTGSKQVEIGTKISEDSRKYGSENTCTSGNTLSKAALNYGHARAQMEKEHGNLLKALGTQVAEPLRAMVVGAPLEDARHLAQRYDRMRQEAEAQAIEVSKRQAKVRETQGNAENVMKLESAEAKLQDLKTNMQMLGKEAAAAMTAVEAQQQRLTLQRLIAMVDAERTYHQRVLQILDQLEGEMVSERHRIEASPNPTVETDIPPPPPYEEVNGVYASQTHNGSTDSMGYFLGEVVQSYQAESDVELSLSVGDYVVVRKVSNNGWAEGECKGKAGWFPFGYIERRDRVLASKVAEVF; the protein is encoded by the exons ATGGACGCGATAAGAAAGCAAGCGACGAGGCTCAGAGAGCAGGTCGCCAGGCAACAACAg GCGGTGTTCAAACAATTTGGAGGTGGAGGTTACGGAGGTTCAGACAATATGGTTACTGATGAGGCAGAATTCCATCAGCATCAGAAACTTGAGAAATTATACATATCAACACGTGCCGGCAAG cacttccaaagggATATTGTTCGAGGTGTTGAGGGATATATTGTGACTGGGTCCAAACAAGTTGAAATAG GAACAAAGATATCAGAGGATAGCAGAAAATATGGTTCTGAAAATACATGTACCAGTGGTAATACATTATCTAAAGCTGCATTGAACTATGGGCATGCTCGTGCCCAAATGGAGAAGGAGCATGGGAATCTATTGAAAGCTCTTGGTACCCAG GTTGCTGAACCATTAAGAGCTATGGTGGTGGGAGCTCCACTGGAGGATGCTCGTCATCTTGCTCAACGATATGACAGAATGCGACAAGAAGCAGAGGCTCAG GCAATTGAAGTTTCCAAGCGCCAAGCTAAAGTGAGAGAGACGCAGGGCAATGCTGAGAATGTCATGAAATTGGAAAGTGCAGAAGCAAAGCTTCAAGATTTGAAAACCAACATGCAAATGTTGGGCAAGGAAGCTGCTGCAGCGATGACTGCTGTTGAAGCCCAACAACAGAGGTTGACCCTCCAGCGACTTATAGCTATG GTTGATGCAGAACGTACTTACCATCAGAGAGTCCTTCAGATACTTGACCAGCTTGAAGGCGAG ATGGTATCAGAGCGTCACCGAATTGAAGCATCTCCTAACCCAACTGTTGAGACTGACATTCCACCCCCGCCTCCTTATGAAGAAGTTAATGGAGTATATGCATCTCAAACACATAATGGCTCAACAGACAGCATGGGTTACTTCTTAGGGGAG GTTGTACAGTCATATCAAGCTGAATCTGATGTTGAACTATCACTGTCTGTTGGTGATTATGTTGTTGTTCGGAAG GTGTCAAACAATGGCTGGGCTGAAGGGGAATGTAAAGGGAAAGCCGGATGGTTCCCGTTTGGATATATTGAGAGACGGGACCGCGTTCTTGCCAGCAAAGTGGCTGAAGTATTCTGA
- the LOC120002694 gene encoding squalene synthase 2-like yields MGSLGTMLKHPDDVYALLKLKMAAKQAEKQIPPQPHWAFCYTMLLKVSRSFALVIQQLGPQLRDAVCIFYLVLRALDTVEDDTSIPTDVKVPILKAFHQHIYEQDWHFSCGTKEYKVLMDQFHHVSTAFLELGKGYQEAIEEITQRMGAGMAKFICKEVESIDDYDEYCHYVAGLVGLGLSKLFHASGSEDLASDSLSNSMGLFLQKTNIIRDYLEDINEIPKSRMFWPREIWSKYVNKLEDLKYEENSVKAVQCLNDMVTNALIHVEDCLKYMSALREPGIFRFCAIPQIMAIGTLALCYNNIEVFRGVVKMRRGLTAKVIDQTRTMSDVYGAFFDFSSMLTSKVDKNDPNAVKTLSRLEAIQKTCRDSGVLNKRKTYVLDNGSKYAPLLLVILFIVFGIFIANMSPGWPNK; encoded by the exons ATGGGGAGTTTAGGGACGATGTTGAAGCATCCAGATGATGTGTATGCTCTATTGAAGCTGAAGATGGCGGCGAAGCAAGCGGAGAAGCAGATCCCGCCGCAGCCTCACTGGGCCTTCTGCTACACTATGCTCCTTAAAGTCTCTCGGAGCTTCGCTCTCGTCATTCAACAGCTCGGTCCCCAGCTCCGCGACGCT gtgtgcatATTTTATTTGGTTCTTCGAGCCCTCGATACTGTTG AGGATGACACTAGCATACCTACAGATGTGAAAGTGCCTATCCTCAAAGCTTTTCATCAGCACATATATGAGCAAGATTGGCACTTTTCAT GTGGCACAAAAGAGTACAAGGTGCTCATGGACCAGTTTCATCATGTTTCAACTGCTTTTCTGGAGCTTGGAAAAGG TTATCAGGAGGCCATTGAAGAAATAACACAGCGAATGGGCGCAGGAATGGCAAAATTTATATGCAAGGAG GTGGAATCCATCGATGACTATGATGAATATTGCCACTATGTAGCAGGACTCGTAGGGCTAGGTCTTTCCAAGCTTTTTCATGCCTCTGGATCTGAAGATTTGGCTTCAGATTCTCTCTCGAATTCCATGGGATTATTTCTTCAG AAAACAAACATCATTCGTGATTATTTGGAGGATATAAACGAGATACCTAAGTCCCGCATGTTTTGGCCTCGCGAGATCTGGAGTAAATATGTTAACAAACTTGAG GACTTGAAATATGAGGAGAATTCAGTCAAGGCAGTGCAATGCTTGAATGACATGGTAACTAATGCCTTGATCCATGTTGAGGATTGCTTAAAGTACATGTCCGCGCTGCGAGAACCAGGCATATTTCGATTTTGCGCCATCCCTCAG ATTATGGCAATTGGAACGCTGGCACTGTGCTACAACAACATTGAAGTCTTCAGAGGCGTAGTGAAGATGAGGCGTG GTCTCACTGCAAAAGTCATTGACCAAACAAGGACAATGTCTGATGTGTATGGTGCTTTCTTTGACTTTTCCTCAATGCTGACGTCCAAG GTTGACAAGAATGATCCTAATGCAGTAAAAACACTGAGCAGGCTGGAAGCAATACAGAAAACTTGCAGGGACTCGGGTGTCCTAAATAAGAG GAAAACTTACGTACTTGATAACGGGTCAAAATATGCCCCTCTTTTG TTGGTCATCCTTTTTATTGtatttggcatctttatcgccAATATGTCCCCTGGCTGGCCAAATAAGTag